The following are encoded together in the Danaus plexippus chromosome 15, MEX_DaPlex, whole genome shotgun sequence genome:
- the LOC116766177 gene encoding exportin-5: MNSVGFGEREVALIADELSHAVELTLNPTANQDARKQAYTVCESFKENSPWCAQAGLLLASGTQYSPVVKHFGLQLLEHTVKYRWTQITQPEKIFIKENSMKLLSMGGWETGHLNDALARVIVEMIKREWPQQWPTLLAELSDACTRGHLHTQIVLHVFLRLVEDVATLQTLEQHQRRKDIYQALTSNMAEIFSFFMRLIELHVQEFREKTAAGDYAAAASNGRVVQVVLLTLTGFVEWVSTNHVVTNNGRLLQILCILLSDDVFQLPAAECLLQIVNRKGSTKERKPLMILFSEDAISCIHRAAVQSINAADEVHYLFLKKLSQVLAGLAQQLTSMWNCATNVDSWLPLLLETMLLLTSHPSHTLAHTANSVWLAFLKHDQISKLPHVLAMVPRWLQAATPKILKVWSPRESVGCACDYDSDHEFAVFFSRARTEMLESFRYCMTAAPLVTWSYVEQWTNTALDKVDSCPLQCDVMHPLHVEWEALAQVLDVVLSRLLLAEPRPNVSEGLRVLQRCVSCEPRAPLILSLLLSFISALFVFLSCAYSQMAGPGVGSAGAELLPRVLDKIFASLVYEGTPPEDRSSRNVKNVRRHAAGLLVKLGSKYPLLLLPVFGRLHELTRAALSRPDLSAMESVTLQEALLLVSNHFCCYERQSALVAQVMGDCRDRWAALAEHIQSAAGLARLIGLDAPPTDDPERATARRTLLHALTLTLGVVKRTQVPADPDKAARGGFGAGVTASGNPVWRNPCGVHVLPLFPGVLALARSLHELHSPHAASLRHAGHARALLPPPAERRNLLGLRDDAPSSPTGQPASPTSPQDRMQNLLHTLHDNVCQLVGAAASSLGRELYSCAGLARVVAGSLLGAPERLPEHWLRRVLRAALRPLLLHCPPAHYRDVALPLLQHLAPIMLVHLNQRWDYVTSLYESGKLEEEGGSESQEVLEDMLVRHLTREHLDLLKVCLVEGGVTAESTDMEDETVTPVNPGRAPEQVSELGGIIISDPIAGPAVLHTILRALTWNDSTSSLRACSLALPALRAALAGRGAESLPGGGGSLGGGGAALGAGEAAGALAAVLHALRLHGQHEANQAALLALAVQTYEALRPVYPEVSSVLCAIPGVEPVDVQRLDDKLAAPPLRPAKVDKSKRDLFKKIASRLIGRNVGQLFKKEVFILDLPTMNIQRDKPRSALDTDGAGLENLFNTNAPT, encoded by the exons ATGAACTCAGTAGGATTTGGAGAAAGGGAAGTGGCTTTAATAGCTGATGAATTAAGTCATGCTGTAGAGCTCACTCTTAATCCGACAGCCAATCAAGACGCCAGGAAACAGGCCTACACAGTATGTGAAAG ctTCAAAGAAAATTCACCATGGTGTGCCCAAGCAGGTTTACTTCTGGCAAGTGGAACTCAATACTCACCAGTTGTAAAACATTTTGGTCTTCAACTCTTGGAGCACACCGTTAAATATAGATGGACCCAGATTACACAACcagaaaagatatttattaag GAAAATTCCATGAAACTTCTCTCAATGGGCGGCTGGGAGAcaggtcatttgaatgatgcaTTAGCTCGTGTGATAGTCGAGATGATAAAGAGGGAATGGCCACAACAATGGCCAACACTTCTAGCTGAACTTAGTGACGCCTGTACTAGAGGACATTTGCACACGCAAATAGTCTTACATGTATTCCTGAGGCTAGTTGAGGATGTAGCAACATTACAG ACTTTAGAACAACACCAACGTCGTAAGGATATATACCAGGCTCTGACGAGCAATATGGCGGAAATATTCTCATTCTTCATGAGACTCATAGAACTACACGTACAAGAGTTTAGAGAGAAGACTGCAGCTGGTGATTATGCTGCAGCGGCAAGCAATGGCAGGGTTGTTCAG GTTGTACTACTGACTCTCACAGGATTTGTGGAATGGGTTTCGACAAACCATGTAGTGACAAATAATGGAAGGTTACTACAAATCTTATGTATATTGCTCAGCGATGATGTCTTCCAACTACCAGCTGCTGAATGCTTACTACAAATTGTTAATAGAAAAGGCTCG ACAAAGGAGCGGAAACCGCTCATGATATTATTTAGTGAAGACGCAATCTCTTGCATCCATCGCGCCGCCGTGCAGAGTATCAACGCGGCAGATGAAGTACATTACTTGTTCCTAAAGAAGCTCTCACAG GTTCTCGCTGGTCTTGCGCAACAACTGACCTCAATGTGGAACTGTGCCACAAACGTGGACTCGTGGTTGCCCCTTCTCCTTGAGACGATGCTGCTTCTAACGTCACACCCCTCGCACACATTGGCTCACACAGCTAACTCAGTGTGGCTCGCCTTCCTTAAACATGATCAGATATCAAAACTGCCACATGTACTGGCCATGGTGCCGAGGTGGTTACAAGCGGCCACACCTAAGATATTGAAG gTGTGGTCCCCTCGTGAATCTGTCGGCTGTGCGTGTGACTACGACAGCGATCACGAGTTCGCAGTGTTCTTCAGTCGCGCAAGAACTGAGATGCTAGAGAGCTTCAG ATACTGTATGACCGCAGCGCCTTTGGTGACTTGGTCTTATGTTGAGCAATGGACGAACACGGCGTTAGACAAGGTGGACTCGTGTCCGCTACAGTGTGACGTCATGCACCCGCTACACGTGGAGTGGGAGGCTCTCGCACAG GTCCTGGACGTGGTCCTATCTCGGCTGCTTCTGGCGGAGCCTCGGCCCAATGTGTCGGAGGGTCTTCGCGTCCTCCAGCGCTGTGTGTCCTGTGAGCCCCGGGCGCCTCTCATTCTCTCGCTGCTGTTATCTTTCATATCAGCCCTGTTTGTGTTCCTGAGCTGCGCGTACAGTCAGATGGCAG GTCCGGGGGTCGGGTCAGCGGGCGCGGAGCTTCTACCACGTGTTTTGGACAAGATATTCGCGTCGCTCGTGTACGAGGGGACGCCGCCTGAAGATCGTAGTTCACGGAACGTAAAGAACGTGAGGCGACACGCCGCGGGGTTGTTGGTCAAACTCGGTTCCAAG TACCCGCTGCTGCTGCTGCCGGTGTTCGGTCGTCTCCACGAGCTGACCCGCGCCGCGCTCTCCCGCCCCGACCTCAGCGCCATGGAGAGCGTCACGCTGCAGGAGGCACTGCTGTTGGTCTCCAACCATTTCTGTTGCTACGAACGACAGAGTGCTCTTGTCGCTCAAGTGATGGGCGACTGTCGCGACCGGTGGGCCGCTTTAGCCGAACACATCCAGTCCGCGGCGGGGCTGGCGCGGCTCATAGGGCTGGACGCGCCGCCCACGGACGACCCTGAGCGCGCGACCGCTCGCCGGACCTTACTTCACGCCCTCACCCTCACGCTCGGTGTCGTAAAAAGAACTCAAGTGCCGGCCGATCCGGACAAGGCGGCTCGCGGGGGCTTTGGCGCTGGCGTGACGGCTTCGGGGAATCCAGTGTGGAGGAACCCGTGCGGGGTGCACGTGCTGCCTCTGTTCCCCGGAGTGCTGGCGTTGGCTCGCTCGCTGCACGAGCTGCACTCGCCTCACGCGGCCTCCCTGCGGCACGCGGGTCACGCCCGGGCGTTGTTGCCGCCGCCGGCGGAGCGCCGCAACCTCCTAGGGCTGCGGGACGACGCGCCGTCCTCGCCCACCGGACAGCCGGCCTCACCGACCTCACCACAGGACCGTATGCAGAATCTTCTTCATACGCTACATGACAAT GTGTGTCAGCTGGTGGGCGCGGCGGCCTCGTCTCTGGGTCGTGAGTTGTACAGCTGTGCAGGTCTGGCGCGCGTGGTGGCGGGGTCTCTGCTGGGGGCTCCGGAGCGTCTGCCCGAGCACTGGCTCCGCCGGGTGCTGCGAGCCGCTCTCAGACCACTCCTCCTGCACTGCCCGCCGGCTCACTACAGGGACGTGGCGCTGCCGCTGTTACAACATCTAGCTCCTATCA TGTTGGTACATTTAAATCAGCGCTGGGACTACGTGACGTCGTTATATGAATCAGGGAAGTTAGAAGAAGAGGGGGGCAGTGAGTCACAGGAGGTGCTGGAAGATATGCTGGTTAGACATCTCACTAGGGAACACCTTGATCTACTGAAG GTTTGTTTAGTGGAGGGCGGTGTCACCGCTGAGAGTACGGATATGGAGGATGAAACCGTAACACCAGTGAATCCTGGCCGCGCTCCGGAACAAGTTTCCGAGTTAGGAGGGATCATTATATCGGATCCCATAGCGGGACCCGCGGTCTTACACACA atTCTCCGCGCCCTCACTTGGAACGATTCCACTTCGTCTCTTCGCGCGTGTTCGCTGGCACTACCCGCTCTACGAGCGGCCTTGGCCGGTAGAGGGGCGGAGTCCCTGCCGGGGGGCGGAGGCTCGCTGGGCGGCGGCGGCGCAGCTCTAGGCGCCGGCGAGGCTGCAGGCGCTTTGGCCGCCGTTCTACACGCGCTCAGACTACACGGACAGCATGAAGCGAATCAGGCTGCTCTACTGGCCCTCGCTGTCCAG acCTACGAGGCGCTCCGCCCCGTGTACCCCGAGGTGTCGTCAGTGTTGTGTGCTATCCCCGGAGTGGAGCCAGTGGACGTGCAACGCCTGGACGACAAACTGGCCGCTCCCCCTCTCAGGCCCGCCAAGGTCGACAAGAGCAAGAGGGACCTGTTCAAGAAGATCGCCTCCAGg TTGATAGGAAGAAACGTCGGACAACTGTTCAAGAAGGAGGTCTTCATACTGGATCTACCTACGATGAACATACAGAGAGACAAACCTCGCAGCGCCTTGGACACGGACGGGGCGGGACTAGAAAATCTTTTCAATACAAACGCTCCAACCTAG
- the LOC116766192 gene encoding leucine--tRNA ligase, cytoplasmic: MATLDRKGTFKVEYLQEIEKKVQERWDREKIFDMEAPDDGKDYEKFLCTFPYPYMNGRLHLGHTFSLSKCEFATRYYRLKGRKVLFPFGFHCTGMPIKACADKLKREMALYGCPPIFPDDEIVEEKEQGDIVPKDKSKGKKSKAVAKTGAAKYQWQIMQSIGVPEEEIKEFANESYWLEYFPPRAVADLKRMGIHVDWRRKFITTDVNPFYDSFIRWQFHHLKQRNKIMYGKRYTIFSPLDKQPCMDHDRSTGEGAGPQEYTLIKMEVLEPFPEVLKQFQGKTLSFVAATLRPETMYGQTNCWVHPEIKYIAFETVKHGVFICTRRAARNMSYQGFTEKDGEYKIIAEIVGLDLLGVALKSPFTCYQKIYSLPMLTIKEDKGTGIVTSVPSDSPDDYAALVDLQKKAPFREKYGIQDYMVMPFKPVSILEIPEFGNLTAVFLYDKLKIQSQNDKDKLTQAKEMAYLKGFYDGVLLVGDYKGEKIQDVKKKLQQRLIDDNSAVIYYEPEKTIISRSGDECVVALCNQWYLDYGNAEWKGQAEKALAAMNTYHDEVRKNFQATLKWLHEYACSRTYGLGTKLPWDTQWVIESLSDSTIYNAYYTISHYLQGDSFRGNVENDLKIKPEEMSIEVWDYIFFKDAPIPKNTKISKNKLDLMKKSFQFWYPVDLRVSGKDLIQNHLTFYIYNHCAMWEKEEDKWPKGIRANGHLMLNSAKMSKSDGNFLTLSESIDKFSADGMRLTLADAGDSVEDANFVESTADAAILRLYTFIEWVKEVMVTKSNFRTGEYNFHDKVFVSEMNTKIIQTDDNYNKLLFKEALKTGFFELQAARDKYRELCSEGGMHESLITQYISTQAKLISPICPHVAEHVWELLGNKGSILHERWPVAGEVDEIAVKASNYLMEAAHSFRVYLKNHCAVKKPKKGEVVKQEPKPNKAVIWVAKEYPKWQHIILSTLKEMHGPNGLPDNKTISSKLAEINDLKKYMKRVMPFVQATRENIERIGLEALRVGLAFDEAAVLQDNAQYLRDTLDLEYIEIKLVDEDAPERTRTECAPGSPHASFFTHVTPAADVVLLNPDQRSGLFTVSLKLGEGETLDSLKEKLAKQVKGIRDMDALKIWRYKDPVLGPRKIPVIGDYVTKCVVLGAGSAFNVDVDKNIIELVNNGTNINVGNQLLYTYDN; this comes from the exons ATG GCAACCCTTGACCGCAAAGGAACCTTTAAGGTTGAATATCTCCAAGAGATTGAAAAGAAAGTTCAGGAGCGATGGGATCGAGAAAAAATTTTCGATATGGAAGCGCCGGATGACGGAAAAGACTATGAGAAGTTTTTGTGCACCTTTCCTTATCCATATATGAACGGACGTTTACACCTCGGACACacattttcattatcaaaatGTGAG TTTGCCACCAGGTACTACAGGTTAAAAGGGAGGAAGGTTCTTTTTCCATTTGGTTTCCACTGCACCGGAATGCCTATCAAAGCATGCGCTGATAAGCTTAAAAGAGAAATGGCATTATATGGATGCCCACCAATCTTTCCCGATGACGAAATTGTAGAAGAAAAGGAACAAGGGGATATAGTCCCTAAAGATAAAAGTAAGGGCAAAAAAAGCAAAGCCGTGGCTAAGACAGGAGCTGCAAAGTATCAGTGGCAGATCATGCAGAGCATTGGAGTTCCCGAGGAGGAAATTAAGGAGTTTGCTAATGAGAGTTACTGGCTGGAGTACTTCCCACCTCGTGCCGTAGCTGACTTAAAAAGGATGGGAATCCAT GTTGACTGGCGTAGAAAATTCATAACAACAGATGTGAATCCATTCTATGATTCATTCATCAGGTGGCAATTTCATCATCTGAAACAACGGAATAAGATTATGTATGGCAAACGCTATACTATATTTTCTCCGCTAGATAAGCAACCTTGCATGGACCATGACAGAAGTACTGGCGAAGGAGCTGGGCCACAGGAATATACACTTATTAAAATGGAAGTTTTGGAGCCTTTTCCTGAAGttttaaa ACAATTTCAGGGTAAAACCTTAAGCTTTGTAGCGGCAACACTCCGGCCTGAGACCATGTATGGCCAGACAAACTGTTGGGTCCATCCTGAAATTAAGTATATTGCATTTGAAACTGTCAAACACGGTGTGTTCATATGTACAAGACGAGCAGCTCGGAACATGTCGTATCAAGGATTTACCGAAAAAGATGgcgaatataaaatcattgctGAAATTGTAGGGCTCGATCTATTAGGTGTGGCCTTGAAATCACCATTTACTTGCTATCAGAAAATTTACTCGCTTCCGATGTTAACAATTAAGGAGGATAAAGGAACGGGAATCGTTACCAGCGTGCCGTCTGATTCTCCCGATGATTACGCCGCATTGGTTGACCTACAAAAGAAAGCCCCGTTCAGAGAAAAGTACGGCATCCAAGACTATATGGTCATGCCATTTAAGCCTGTCTCCATATTAGAAATACCTGAATTCGGTAACCTCACAGCCGTGTTCCTATATGATAAACTTAAAATCCAAAGTCAAAATGACAAAGATAAACTGACCCAGGCCAAAGAAATGGCGTACCTGAAAGGATTTTACGACGGCGTGCTACTGGTCGGTGATTACAAAGGCGAGAAAATTCAGGATGTGAAGAAAAAATTGCAACAGAGGCTGATAGATGATAACTCCGCTGTAATCTATTACGAACCGGAAAAGACAATCATTTCCAGATCCGGTGACGAATGCGTTGTCGCACTTTGCAATCAATGGTATTTGGATTATGGTAATGCAGAATGGAAGGGCCAAGCAGAAAAAGCTTTGGCCGCAATGAACACGTATCACGATGAAGTGAGGAAAAACTTCCAGGCTACTCTTAAATGGCTTCACGAGTATGCTTGTTCCCGTACCTACGGTCTCG GCACCAAATTGCCGTGGGACACGCAATGGGTCATCGAATCGCTCTCCGACTCGACTATATACAACGCGTACTACACTATATCCCATTATCTGCAAGGCGACAGCTTTAGGGGTAATGTCgaaaatgatttgaaaattaaacccGAAGAGATGTCGATTGAAGTTTGggattatattttcttcaaagaCGCTCCCATACCTAAGAACAcgaaaatatctaaaaataaattagatctGATGAAGAAGTCTTTCCAATTCTG GTACCCAGTAGACCTCAGAGTGTCCGGAAAGGATCTCATTCAGAATCATCTGACGTTCTATATTTACAATCACTGTGCAATGTGGGAGAAAGAAGAAGACAAATGGCCAAAAGGGATCCGAGCAAATGGTCACCTCATGTTAAATTCAGCAAAAATGTCCAAATCTGACGGAAACTTCTTAACACTATCTGAGAGTATCGACAAATTCAGTGCCGATGGAATGAGACTGACTCTAGCTGACGCCGGAGACTCCGTTGAAGATGCTAACTTTGTTGAAAGTACAGCCGATGCCGCTATTTTAAGACTTTACACTTTTATTGAATGGGTGAAGGAGGTCATGGTCACTAAATCAAACTTCAGGACAG GAGAGTACAATTTCCATGATAAAGTTTTTGTCAGTGAAATGaacacaaaaattattcaGACTGATGATAACTACAACAAACTGCTGTTCAAGGAGGCCTTGAAAACTGGTTTCTTTGAGCTTCAGGCTGCCAGAGATAAATATAGGGAGTTGTGTTCCGAGGGAGGCATGCACGAGAGCCTTATAACACAGTACATTAGCACCCAGGCGAAACTCATTTCACCAATATGCCCGCATGTCGCTGAACATGTTTGGGAACTACTTGGTAAT AAAGGTAGCATTCTTCATGAAAGATGGCCAGTTGCTGGAGAAGTGGATGAGATAGCAGTGAAAGCGAGCAACTATCTCATGGAAGCGGCTCACTCCTTCCGAGTTTATCTCAAAAATCATTGTGCTGTCAAAAAACCAAAGAAAGGAGAAGTCGTCAAACAGGAGCCTAAACCGAACAAAGCTGTTATATGGGTGGCCAAGGAATATCCTAAATGgcaacatattattttgagCACACTTAAAGAAATGCATGGA cCAAATGGTCTTCCcgataacaaaacaatatccAGCAAGTTAGCAGAAATAAATGATCTGAAAAAGTATATGAAGAGGGTTATGCCTTTCGTTCAGGCGACCAGAGAGAACATAGAGCGTATTGGCCTTGAAGCTCTCCGCGTGGGATTGGCGTTTGATGAAGCGGCTGTACTACAGGATAATGCACAGTATTTAAGAGATACCCTCGAT CTAGAGtacatagaaattaaattggtAGATGAGGACGCTCCAGAACGGACTCGTACTGAATGCGCTCCCGGGTCACCTCACGCCAGCTTCTTCACACATGTGACCCCGGCGGCGGACGTCGTGTTACTGAACCCCGACCAGCGCTCGGGTCTGTTCACAGTTAGCCTGAAGTTAGGGGAGGGGGAAACACTTGATTCCCTTAAGGAGAAGTTGGCGAAACAAGTCAAGGGGATACGAG atATGGATGCGCTTAAAATTTGGCGATACAAGGACCCGGTCCTCGGACCACGAAAGATTCCCGTCATAGGGGATTACGTCACCAAGTGTGTTGTGTTGGGAGCCGGCTCTGCGTTCAATGTTGACGTTGACAAGAACATAATTGAACTGGTTAATAACGGAACCAATATTAATGTCGGCAACCAACTGCTGTACACATACgacaactaa